Part of the Nicotiana sylvestris chromosome 5, ASM39365v2, whole genome shotgun sequence genome is shown below.
aaaccatgtatttaacttacaaGAGGTGGAATTAACTTACCTCATGATTGCTGATGAAATCCCTCTCTTCAAaggctccaaaatcgcccaaccaAAGTGAGAATGTTTGAAAAATGAGCCAAAACTCGTTTTTAAAGAACACACTGACCagcctgtgatgacccaaaaggtcatctcgtatTTTAGGACCCAATTTGGGGTTCTGAGGTCTTTAAAAACCTCATTTCCTTCCTCCTAGATTTGCGTGTGCAGCCCCGACGCGTTTtcagaaagcctttatgtgaaatttaagaaaaatattgagtTTGCCTTTAAAAAattgatttaagttgacttcagtcaatattttttGTAAACGGatccagacccgtgatttgacggtctcgtaggatccgtagtaaaatatgggacctgggcatatgcccggaatcgaagtccgaggtccctagcccgagaaatgaatttttgaagaaaattgttaactgaaaaatataatggttttagaaattgaataatgcttgaacttgttggtatcaggcccgtatttcgGTTCTGGAGCCCTATACAGGTCTGTTATAATATTTtaaccttatctgtgaaatttggtgaaaatcaaaagtaatttgacgtgattcagacctttggttgagaaaatagaaagttTGAACTATCATGAaattttcatgtgttttggtgttgaattcgtagttctagatgttattttggcgattcgatcacgcgagcaagttcatatgatgttttaagacttgtgtgcatgtttggttcgGAGCCCTgacggctcgggtgagttttggatagtgTACGAAGTGATTTTTGAACTTAGAGAATTGCGGGTATGCTTCAGCTGAGTTACAGGCCTCAGACCTTGCAAATGCGAGGTCAGGGCTCGCTTTGCAACCTCTgtcaatgtcgcatttgcgacctctatcaatgttgcatttgcgacctctGTCAATGTTGCATTTGCGCGgcttccatcgcaaatgcgaaggaagctGGGCCAGctcatgttcgcaaatgcgaacatatcttcgcaattgcgaagaaagtCTGGGGAGGGGTGTGATCGTAAATGCAATCCTTTTGTCGCATTTAAGGAGGTCCCTGATCACAATTGCGATGGCAGCAGAAGTGTGggaaacttcgcatttgcgatggttcTTCGCAtttggtcacaaatgcgacatctgtaGCTGAGTAAAAGAGTATTGGACAAGATTTTTCATTCATTTCTCAAAGTTTCAAACCCTAAGCTTCAAGAGGTGATTTTCTAAAGAGTAGTTCTTCCCTaaatcataggtaaacgatttctaactcatttctttcagtctatttcatttttttataagatgtcatcacaaaatctagggattttcatgggaaattaggtgtttttgggtagaatttaggaatttcgaaatttggggatttagacctcaaattgaggttagattccaaaaccaattgcatatccgggctcgggggtgaatatgtaattgggttttggtccgaacttcgagttttgaccaagcaggcccgggatagtttttgactttttggaaaaaatgttgggaaatttattatcatgcattagaattggtttctTTGGAGTTAATTGATGTTAATAAGTTATTACATAGATACGAGCAGATTGGAAGTGGAAATTAAGGGAAAaacggtatttgaggcttgagtttggtcgTGGAATCGAGGTTAGTATCGTAGCTaaacttagcttgagggattaggtgttgttgccTTATTTACTACTTGTTTAGTTgttaagtacgacgtataggtgtggtgacgagtctCTATACGTCGTTGTtgggtcatagcatgcgagtgagtcttatacttgtgacCGTTGTGTTTCTTTGTATGTATTGTTCCTGCTTAAACTAGTTATTACTCATGTTAAACAAGTCTTATTATGTTTTTCTTGGTtttggatattggttgagtattggCTCTAGTTGAGATTTTTGTTGTGAAACTAAGTGATGAAATAAAGTTGTTTGATTGTGATGCCCTTGTCGGGTtgttattgtttctgttgtttcttatggtgagaaagagtgataaagcatgaagggtgatgccgtgcacatttatattaatcatatggtgaggaagcgtgataaagcatgaagggtgatgccgtacacatttatgttattcatatggtgaggaagagtgataaagcacgaatggtgatgtcgtgcacatttctattattcatatggtgaggaagattGATAAAGCACagagggtgataccgtgcacatttctattattgattgcatggtgagtgATACCGTGCATTTTCTAtttgctgtgtttatttgttgttatcgaTTAAGGAGGAACCCTcatagcatgttgccccttcccATTCATTTCTATTTAGTTTTTATTACTTGTTATTCTGttagtatattgtttaactgcataggtttatgttgtttgtcgtgtcctagcctcgtcactacttcgccgaggttaggctcggcacttaccagtacatggggtcgattgtactgatactgcactctacactttCTGTGCTGATCCCGGTACTGAGTTTGGGGTTGCTTCCTTCAATccataggagacccaaggtagatctgtcggTGTTCggagaccctggagtccccttccctctATCTTACTTCCTGTTTTATTTCGTTCCAAAAAACAAATGTATTTTCCTTTAAACCAGTGTTTGTTGAAATTCTTAGACGTtcatggattgtgacaccagatcattagGGTAGTCGTGTTGTAGAGTTTTGAACTGTTATAAAATTTTCGCACTTCATATATGTTTAgctttaattaatatttattactATTTTGGTTAATGATTAATTGTTGGAACCGTATCTGTTGTCTTGCCTAGCATTTaagagttaggcgccatcatgattccgatggtgggaaatccgggtcgtgacaagtttgtatcagagaaCTAatttgcctaggtctcacaattcacgaagaAGCTAgatagagtctgagggatcggtacagagacgtctgtgcttatcccatagagtctacagagtttaggaataacttcacatctattcttctctgtcatgcgatttgatttctcaatgcaaattgaaattctactctgttctttcgcagatggcgagaacacgtaccgcttcatcagttgagcaacagcctgagcccccagtgACAGCTCCTATGCAGGGCAGAGGACAAggacgaggccgtgctagaggccgaggcaggggcagggtTCAGCCCAGAGcttgagcagcagcaccagcagcggagcctcaagtagagtttgatgatgaggttctagcCCTGACCGTTCCAATagggccagctcaggttccagaggggttcataactatcccggtacttcaggatgctttggttcgACTtctgggccttatggagagtattACTCAGACTggcatacttcctgtagcaccagctgtaTCTCGAGTTGGGGGGAGCAAAGACTGCCGCTACttacactccggagcagatggctccttagtttcaaactccagcagctcagccagttggggtagttccacCGGGTGTTGTAGCAtagaccggtgatggatcagctatgtcttctaAGGCCAtatggaggttggacaggttcaacaagctcttcactactatctatggcggtacatcttcagaggatccctaggactatttggacagttgtcacGAGATTCTACGAAATATAGGGGTGGTGGAGACCAACGAGGTCAACTTTGCTGCTTTTTGTCTATCAGGTTCCGctaagaaatggtggagggatttttgtttggctagaccagctgggtcacctgctttaacttgggatcaattctctcagctatttctggagaagttccttcctatcagtcagagagaggactatcagaggcagtttgaacatctccagcagggttctatgaccgtcactcagtacgagaccaaatTTATCGACTTGACCCGCCATGCTCTTcgtatacttcccaccgagagagagacaaagggtaaggaggtttattgagggacttactCAGCCTATCAAATTGTAGATGACTAAGGAGTCAGGGAgtaagatttctttccaggatgcggccaatgtggccaggcgagtcgagatggttttagcttaatggagtggttaggggtctgacaagaggccccgtcattctggaaggttcagtggtacctcgtctggaggtagggattcttttggtagaggccatccttctaggCTGTTCCTTTCAGCCTTTCagacttctcacggtgctccaggtgtCCATAGCcatcatatgcagtattctgatcatctaccctacagtgcaccatcagctcctatcaatgcacccccgctccagagtttttagggtggttacTCCGGCCGTTAGGGTCAGTTTCAAGGTCAGCAGTCTTAGCAGCCgaagtcttgttatacttgtggcgatctgAGGTACATTACTAGATTTTTCCCACGAGCCTTAAGCAGTTCTTTGTATcggggttctcgtgccatggtttcAGCATCGGGTATTCCACcgcatgctcagccagctagaggtaggggtcaagccgctagaggtggaggtcgaggtgttagaagtggaggccagccagcaggaggccgtcccagggatgtagttcagagttgtggggcccagccccgatgttatgctattccagcCAAACTTGAGGCTGAgtcctccgatgcagttatcacaggtatgatttcagtttgcagtagagatgcttcagttctatttgatctagtgtctacatactcctatgtgtcatcttatttttccccatatttggttgtgcctcgtgattcctTAAGTGTTCCCGTGTATGTATCCATGCTAGTAAGGGATTATATTGTTGTAGACTGTGTCTATTGTTCATGCATGactgttattgggggtcttgagactagtgtagacctcctacttctcgatatggttgacttcgatgttattttggggataGATTGGTTGTCGCATTATCATGCTATATTgtactatcatgccaagactgtgatctTAGCTTTGCCAGGGTTGcatcgattggagtggagagggactcctagtcattgtACCAGCatggttatctcttatatgaaggctcaacgtatggttgcaaaggggtgtttggcttatttggcttatgttcgtgattccagtgctgaggttccttccatggattctgtgCCAGTTGTCCGGGAGTTTCTAGAGTTATTTCCTACAGACCTaccagggatgccacccgatagggatattgacttttgcatcgatttggctccgggcactcagcccatttcgaTTCTGCCATATCATAAGGCCctgctagagttgaaagaattgaaggagcaattgcaagattttcctgataagggcttcattaggcctagtgtcttgctttggggtgcgccagtgATGTTTGTTAAgtagaaggatggatcgatgaggatgtgtatagattatcgacagttgaacaaagtcacaattaagaacaagtatccattgctaaggattgatgatttgtttgatcatcttcagggtgctaaggtattttcaaagattgatttgagatccagctaccattagttgaggattagggcatctaatgtccctaagacagcttttcgcactcgctACGGGCATTATAAGTTTCTAGTGAAGTCATTTGGGtagacaaatgccccaacaacattgaTTGTGTTCATTGataatatcttgatctactcccgcaactAATAGGAGAATGAGCAGTATCTTCAGATtgttcttcagactctaagagacaaCCAGTTTATATGCTAAGGTTTCGAAATATgaattttggttgagttcagtggcattcttgggtcatgttgtatcagtaaaggatattcaggtggatcctaagaacattgaggcagtcaaggactagcctagacccatatcagctacaaagatccgaagtttcttgagtttggcgggctattattgtcggtttatggaagggttttcatcttTAGCAGTCCCGataaccaagttgactcagaagggtgccccgttcaggtggtcggacgagtg
Proteins encoded:
- the LOC138869332 gene encoding uncharacterized protein translates to MVSASGIPPHAQPARGRGQAARGGGRGVRSGGQPAGGRPRDVVQSCGAQPRCYAIPAKLEAESSDAVITGMISVCSRDASVLFDLVSTYSYVSSYFSPYLVVPRDSLSVPVYVSMLVRDYIVVDCVYCSCMTVIGGLETSVDLLLLDMVDFDVILGIDWLSHYHAILYYHAKTVILALPGLHRLEWRGTPSHCTSMVISYMKAQRMVAKGCLAYLAYVRDSSAEVPSMDSVPVVREFLELFPTDLPGMPPDRDIDFCIDLAPGTQPISILPYHKALLELKELKEQLQDFPDKGFIRPSVLLWGAPVMFVK